AATATAACACTGCAGCATCGGTAAATGCAGAAACAAGAATATCCTATGCGGTGAGTATGGGAAATTTTGATGAAACTCTTTCCCGTGATAGTATAAAAGAAATTTCTAAATTTGTAGCAATTTCAGTTCGAGACTTAAATTCAAAGAAGATTTTAGAAGCAGCTGGTTTTACAAATGTGTCTGTTCATTTAGATCCAGTATTTTTATATCAGATACCATCTCAATTACCTAAAATACGGAAAAGCTTTATAATGATATACGGCTCGATTTCAAATGAAACAACGGTAAGAAAGATAAAGGAATATGCGCATAGAAATGGCTTTGTAACACTGTCGGTTGACATTTATAATAAATGGTGTGATGTAAATGTTGCTGCAAAAAATCCATTTCAATTTGTTGGTTATATAGACAAAACAAACCTGATAATAACAAATATGTTCCATGGAACAATGTTATCTGTTGTACGTAATAAATCGTTTATTTCAATTCAAACGGAAAGACGAAAAAAGAAAATAGAATATGCCTCAAAGAAATTAATGTTTACAGAAAGATGTGTTGATGAACAATTTGATTGGGATATTGAAGATGTCTTAAAAAATAAACTTGATTTTCAAATAATAAATAGTGTTATAGAGCAAGAAAAATGTTTTGTAAGAGAATATTTTGCGAGAATACTATTGAACAAGAGAGAATGAAAGGAAGTTTAGTATGCCGATTGAAAGCTTTATAATAAAACACAAGAATATATTCGTCCGCGAAAACTCTAGAAGTGGGGGGATATTTACTGCTTTGACAGATATTATCCTTGACGAAAAAGGCATTGT
This DNA window, taken from Qingrenia yutianensis, encodes the following:
- a CDS encoding polysaccharide pyruvyl transferase family protein yields the protein MSIGIVTYYNAINEGAFLQAYCLKNFIESCSTSKVYFVPNKSADIFSIQKKQLLQTKNPRLFWVNLNRIIANRKAQKAYLSIGTINKNYDIVVVGSDEMWNEKNKAFNKYNTAASVNAETRISYAVSMGNFDETLSRDSIKEISKFVAISVRDLNSKKILEAAGFTNVSVHLDPVFLYQIPSQLPKIRKSFIMIYGSISNETTVRKIKEYAHRNGFVTLSVDIYNKWCDVNVAAKNPFQFVGYIDKTNLIITNMFHGTMLSVVRNKSFISIQTERRKKKIEYASKKLMFTERCVDEQFDWDIEDVLKNKLDFQIINSVIEQEKCFVREYFARILLNKRE